The sequence below is a genomic window from Kitasatospora kifunensis.
CGCTACGCCAGCATCAACGACCTGGTGATCACCGCGGCCGACCGGCGACTCGGCCACTAGTGCCGCGTCACTGGCTTCCGACAGGAAACGTCAGCCGCCGCTGCCCGCGACAAAGGGCCAAAACGACTGCCATGAGCGAGCTAACTCGCCCGTACGATGAGAATTCTGACGGGCCGACTGATTTACCTGGCGGACCGTCAGCCCTGGCGCTGGAATCCACCGGAACGGGCCCGTGAAATGCCGAAGGGCCTGCACCGCGCAATGCGCGGTGCAGGCCCTGTGCTACTCGGCAGAGCCGTGCAGCGGGTCGTACTAGAGCGGGCGAATGTTCTCGGCCTGCGGGCCCTTCTGGCCCTGCGTGACGTCGAACTCGACCTTCTGGCCCTCGAGCAGCTCGCGGAAGCCGTTGGCGTTGATGTTCGAGTAGTGGGCGAAGACGTCAGGACCGCCGCCCTCCTGCTCGATGAAGCCGAAGCCCTTCTCCGCGTTGAACCACTTCACAGTGCCATTAGCCATAAAAATTTCTCCTTCAAGGGGCTGTCCGAAGCTCGCCAATCGCGAGTTTCGCGTCGCCGCGATGATGACCCGCCCGGGAATAGCCGGGAAACAAAAATGCGCCTGCGGTTACAACCAGCAGGCGCACACAAAGTTCATGGGAACCACAACTGCAACTATCACGACTGTAGCAGGGTCCCGACTCGAACGGGGGTTTCTTCGCCCGCCACTTTTTTCGACCGCGCCGAGCGGGCGGTACGCGGGTCCGAAGCGATCAACGACACGGCGGGCAGCACGGTCAGCGGCACCGCCGAACCGCTGAACCCGCTGGCCAGGCGCTCGCGCCCGGGAACACGCCCGCGAAACGCCCGTTGAACACCCCCTGAACGCCCCTGCGCGCGACTCCCCGTATGGCCCGGCCAGCGCGCCGCCAAACCCGTCCGGATGGTCAAGATCAAGAAATTTCGGCGCCCTGGACCACCCCGGCCCACCGGAACAGGCGCATACTGGCCCAGATGACGAATTCAACCGCGCCCCGGCGCCACCTGCCTACCAGCCCCTTCCGCGCCGCGGTTCCGCCGCCGCCCAAGCGATTCGCCGTCGGAGACCGGGTGAGCCACGACGAGTACGGACTCGGTCGGGCCATCGGTATCGAAGGCGAGATCGCGGTCCTCGTCGACTTCGGCTCCCGGACGGAGCGGATCACGGCACCCTTCGCCAAGCTCTTCCTGCTCTGAGGCCCTGCGCCCCAAGGCCGTTGACCGCCTCAGGGCCGTTGACCGCCCCAGGGCCGCCGGCTGCCCCAAGGCCGCCGGCCACTGACCACTGACGCCCACCCCGTGGGCGCGGTTCGGTCAGCGGGCCAGTCGTGCCGGGTGCCAGGCGTGCCAGGCACCCACTCGCCGTCGGTCGCCGACGCGGTGAGCTTCGGGCTGCCCTGTCACAGCGGCCGACCGGGCCGCCACCAACCGTCAGAGCGAGGCCAGATACGCGTCCACCAGCTCCGGCGTGGCGAGCCAGGCCGCGTAATCGCTCGGCTCCGCATAGGTGTTGGCCAGTCGACGGGCCACCTGCGGTTGCTCGGCGGCGGCGCCGAAGACCCGCTGCAGGTGCTCCGGCATGGCGAGCATCGTGGTGGTGAAGTCCACGCTGTGCCGAGCCTCTTCGTACCAGTGCCGGTCGAAGGTCTGCCGCATCCAGTCCGCGGTGAACGCGGCGTCGCCGTGCTCGATGATCGCGCGCAGGTAGCGTGCCGCCGCCCGCGTCGCGTTGTTCGAACCCTGGCCGGTGATCGGGTCGTTGATCACCACCGTGTCACCGATGCCGAGCGCGTGGCAGCCCCCGTCGAGCCGGGCCACCGGGTAGCGCACGATCGGGGTCACCGCGCCGTAGAGATTGCCGAGCGCGTCGGTTGGCTCGGCCTCGGCCCACAGCTCGTCCTCCCAGGGCAGGTAGTCGCGCAACAGGCCGCGCATCCGGGCGAGTTGCTCCACCGGCCCGGGGCGGTCGGCGAAGCAGTCCAGCGGCCCGCCCGGCACGGCCTCCCAGAGCAGGATGTCGCAGCGGCCGGAGAGGGTCAGGGCCGGTTGCAGGTAGAGCTCACCGGCCTGTGGGATCGCGTGCATCCGCGCCCTGGGCTCGGCCGCAGGCGTTGGGGAGGCCACCCCGTGCGCATAGAGACAGCAGAGCGTGCGCTGCGGCTGCTGCTGCGGGGAGCGCTGGGCGTGCCGAACGAAGAGCTCGGCGAGCTCGCCCCCGCCGGCCGCCACCACCGTCAACTCGTGCTGCTCGACGATCCGTTGCAGACCGGCGCGGTCCACCGTGCGGTACTCGATCCGGCCGCCGCGCTCGCCGAACAGCTCCAACCAGCCTGCCATCTTCACGCGCTGGTCGACCGACTGCGCCGGCTCGTCCAGGGTCATGGTGTACGACAGCGCCTGGACGCCGGGCGGAGCGACGAGCTTGGCGCTGACCGAGCGCACCGCCGGGGCCCGGTCCGCCCAGAGGTCCAGGCCGGCCGCCCGCTCGATCCGCAGCGCGGGGCCGAACATCGCCTGGGTCGACAGCACCCGCCCGCCACGTACCTGCTGCGGCGTGCGCGCGGCGACCAGGGTGACCTGGTACCCGGCCGCCAGCAGGCCCAACGCGAGATGCAGGCCGGCCTGACCCGCTCCGACGACGGCGATCCGGCGCATGGCGCCTCCCGAGCAGAGGGTGGGAAGAACGGGGCGAACACCAAAATCTGATGGTATGTCAATTCAGCGTGGATCGGTCCGTGCCGTCACAAGCCGATACGGACGGCGCCCACCCTGCTGCCGGCAGCGGTGATCCGCCGCCGACAGCCCGCGCGCGACCCCGGACCGGCCCTAGGCCCCGTCCGGCCAGGCCCCGTCCAGCCAGGCCCTAGCCCCGGAAGAGGTTGTGCCCCACGTCCGGCGGCACCACGTCCTGGATCGGCGTGCTGCCGGGACCGGGCAGCGCCGCCCCGGGGATCGGCTCGCTGCCGACCCGGTGCAGCAGCACCACGCCGTCCTGTGACCAGATCTGCTGGTACCCGTGGGCCAGCAGCAGCTGGACCCGCGCGGCCTGCTCCTGGGAGGTGGCGAACGGGAAGGCCCGCTCGTCGGGTCGGATCAGCACGTAGTCCATGCCGCGCGGCGTCTGGTCCACCAGCACCACATGGGTGCGGGCGGTCAGCCGCGGCACCACCTGGTTGTCGGCCTCCACCGTGGCGCCGTTCGGGATCAGCTTGGCGGCCCGCAGCATCGCGGCCTCGGTCGGCTTGGCCTTCCAGTAGCTGGGCACCGCCAGGTAGTACAGCCCGAGCGGCACCGCGAGCGCGACCGTGATGGCCGCGGTGGCGACGCCGAGCCGCTGGGCGAGCTTGCGGTGCCGCTCCTGGGCGTAGAGCCGGCCCAGCACCTCGATCGAGGCGGTCAGCAGGATCGGCCAGACGAAGGAGTCGTAGTGCCGGGCGATCGACCAGTGGTTGGGGTTGGTCGACAGGATCCGCTCGACGAGCAGCGGAAGGGCCGCCAGCACGGTCAGCGAGCGCAGCGGGAGCAGCAGCAGGGTGCCGAAGAGCCAGAGCACCAGCAGCGGCTTGAGCGTCTCGTTGAACGAGCCCTGGACCAGCAGCCAGGGGTCGCGCAGCACGTGCGAGAGCGCGTCGCCCGCGTTGGCGCCCAGCTCCTGGTAGTTCCAGTAGTAGCCGCGCTGGCCGCCCATCGCGGGGATCAGCCACTGGATCGCGACCATCGAGGCCAGCGGTCCGCCCACCAGCATCCCGATCCCCAACCGCAGGCCGCGCAGGTCGGCCACCCGCCGGCTGCGCAGGATCAGCGCCAGCCCGTAGGCGCCGACCATCAGGCCGAGGTCCTCCTTGGTGCAGCAGATCAGCACCGCGGCGAGAGCGGCCACGCCGTAGCGGCGCGCCATCGAGCGCTCGAGCATCAGCAGGGTCAGCGGCACGGCGAAGGCGACCTCGTGGAAGCCGACCCGGGAGGCGACCAGCAGCGGCCAGCCCAGCCCGTACGCGAGCGCGGCGAGGTCCTTGGCGCGCCGACGGGCCGGCTCGGCGGCGGCCGCGAAGGCTATCGCGGTGATCCGGCGGATCAGCGGCACGCCGGTGGCGAAGAGCAGGGCCTGGCCGAGCAGCAGCGAGCGCGGGTCGTTCCAGATCCAGTACAGCGGCGCGAGCAGTGCGAGCACCGGGGAGAAGTGGTCGCCCAGTATCGAGAAGCCGGGCGGGAACTCGTGGTGCACGCTCTTGACCGTGGACAGCGGCAGCCCGAAGTGGGCGTAGCCGCGCACCCCCTGGTCGAAGATCCCCAGGTCGAAGCCGCCGAGCTGGACCGAGGTCCACTGCTGCAGGCCGATCGCGAAGCAGGCGGCGAAGCAGAGCAGGCTCAGCAGCGCCGTGCGGCCCCGCTCGGAGGCGACCCTGCTGATCACGGGCCGCAGCACCGGCCGCAGCACCGGCGGCAGCACCGGCGGCCGGGTGCGCGGCCCGGGGACAGTGGTCGCCGTCTGGAGGTCGGGGCGCTCGGTCTGGGAGGTCATCAGATCTGCCTTGTCAGGGAGGCGTCCTGCGCGCTCAGGTCGGCCGGCTCGAACTCACCGCGAGTGCGTCCAAACAGCGTCGGCCGATGGATCCGCAACAGCCTGCGGCCCATCACGGCCAGCACCACGACCCCGGTCACCGGATAGACCGACGAGGGTAGCTGCCAGTACCACGGGACGCCCAACCCACCAGCCTGCGGCACCAGCCACATCGCGTACGAGAGGAAGACCAGGGCGGTTGCGAGCAGCATCAAGCGCCAGCGCACCCGGCGCAGGCCGCGTGGTCGGCTCAGCTCCTGCGCACTCTCCGCGCAGAGCAGGATCAGCAGCGGCACGCACCAGATCCAGTGGTGAGTCCAGCTGATCGGGGACAGCAGCAGCGCGGTGATCGCCGTACAGACCACGCCCCACGCCTCGGCCCGCCGGATCTCCCGGGTGGCGCGGGCGGCCAGCACGGCGATGGTCAGGCCCAGCACCAGCGAGAGGCCGCTGGCCGCGGTGGCGAGCAGGCCGGGGTCGTGCTTGCTGAGCAGCCGGGCCACGGCCCCGCGCACCGACTGATCGTCGACCAGCTCGGTGATGCCGACCCGACTGGAGTCCCAGACGTACTTGGTCCAGAAGCCCCAGGAGGCGCCGGGCAGCGCGACCACGCCGATCAGCGCGGTGGCCAGGAAGGTGCCGCCGGCCACCATCGCGGCCCGCACCCGCCCGGTGAGCAGCAGGTAGACCGCGAAGAGACCCGGAGTCAGCTTGATGCCCGCGGCGATGCCGATCGCGATGCCCTTGCCGCGGTGCTGGTCGGGGCGGGTCAGGTCGTACAGCACCAGGCAGGCGATGCCCAGGTTGACCTGGCCGTACTGGATCGTGGTGAAGACGGGTTCGAGCCAGACCCCGAAGCCGGCCACCAGCAGGGTCCCGGCCAGCCGGAAGCGCCGGCGCGGCCAGCCCGCCAAGGTGAAGGAGTACCAGGCGGTCAGCCCGAGCAGACCGACGTTGAGGAGCGTCACCAAGGCCCGCAGCACGGAGATCTCGAACCAGGTGCTCGGCACGAAGAGCATCGCCGCGAACGGCGGGTAGGTCGCGGCCAGGTCCCAGACCGGCACCCGCATCGTGTAGAGGTCGTGACCGCTGACGACGGCCTGGCCCTCGGCCCGGTAGACCAGCATGTCGACCATCGAGAAGGCCTGGAAGTGCCGCAGGATGGCGAAGACTCCCAGCGAGATCAGTGCTGCGGCGGCCGCCATGGCGTTGGAACCGAGCAGGGCCGAGCGCGGCCGGGCGAGCTGCTGCGGCTCTCTGCGGTCACCCACGAGGCGCCGCAGGGCTCGGGGTCACAGGTCGCTGCCGCGTGGTCGTGGACATCCTTCTGCTACTGCCTCTCATGCGTGGAGCCTGGGTGTGAACGAACGATGCGGCGTGCCCGGGTACCGTTCCCGATACGCCAATCACACCGCCACTCGCCTCCTGTGACCGCGTTCACACGAACCGTCACAGGGATGTCACACCCCGTTGATGGTATCGCCACCCGAACGCCTGCCCAGGTTGCTAGCGGACAGCCCCATCGGACTCAGCCGGCGCCCTCGCGTGCCCGGCCGCCTCTTCCGGGAATCCACAGCATCGACCTGACGGATGAGAAATTCCTTGACCGCAGGCCGTCACAGCACGGGCAGGAGGGCATCCGGTTCGCCTCGCGCGGCCGCCGCCCGAGGCCGCTGTCCCCCGCCACCAGGTGTGACACTTAGAGCGGCCGCCCGCCCCGCCGAGGCAGGCCCAAGAAACGAGATGCGGTCCGCAGCCGCTCCTTGCGACCCTAGAGGGATGCCCGCGATGAGTTCCCCCGCTGTCCAGCCGGCCGACGCGCCCACCATCGGCGAACTGGCCACCCGGCTGCCCGAGCTGATGCTGCGCGACCAGCAGCGGATCGGCCGCCGCCTGGACGGAGCACGCCGGGTCCGCGCGGCCGAGGCCCGCCAGAAGATCGCCGCCGACCTGGCCGCCGAGATCACCAAGGCCGAGCTGCGCCTGGAGCAGCGCCGCGCGGCGGTGCCCGCGATCGGCTACCCGGCCGAGCTGCCGGTCAGCCAGAAGAAGGACGACATCCTCGCCGCCATCCGCGACCACCAGGTGGTGATCGTGGCGGGTGAGACCGGCTCCGGCAAGACCACCCAGATCCCGAAGATCTGTCTGGAGCTGGGCCGCGGTATCAAGGGACTGATCGGCCACACCCAGCCCCGCCGGATCGCCGCCCGCACGGTGGCCGACCGGGTGGCCGAGGAGCTGCGCACCCCGCTGGGCGAGGCGGTCGGGTGGAAGGTCCGCTTCACCGACCAGGTCGGCCAGGACACCCTGGTCAAGCTGATGACCGACGGCATCCTGCTGGCCGAGATCCAGACCGACCGCGAGCTGCGCCAGTACGACACCCTGATCATCGACGAGGCGCACGAGCGCAGCCTCAACATCGACTTCATCCTCGGCTACCTGAAGCAGCTGCTGCCCCGCCGCCCCGACCTCAAGGTGATCATCACCTCGGCGACCATCGACCCGGAGCGCTTCGCCCGCCACTTCGGCGACGCCCCGATCGTGGAGGTCTCGGGCCGCACCTATCCGGTGGAGGTCCGCTACCGCCCGCTGGTCGAGGACGGCGAGGCGCTGGACGAGGACGACGCCGAGGTCGACCGCGACCGCGACCAGATCCAGGCGATCTGTGAGGCCGCCCAGGAGCTGCAGGCCGAGGGGCCCGGCGACATCCTGGTCTTCCTCTCCGGCGAGCGCGAGATCCGCGACACCGCGGACGCGCTGGGCAAACTGAACCTCAAGTTCACCGAGGTGCTGCCGCTCTACGCCCGGCTCTCCTCCGCCGAGCAGCACCGGGTCTTCCAGCGCTCGAACTCGCGCCGGATCGTGCTGGCGACCAACGTCGCCGAGACCTCGCTGACCGTCCCCGGCATCAAGTACGTGATCGATCCCGGCACCGCCC
It includes:
- a CDS encoding cold-shock protein; its protein translation is MANGTVKWFNAEKGFGFIEQEGGGPDVFAHYSNINANGFRELLEGQKVEFDVTQGQKGPQAENIRPL
- a CDS encoding glycosyltransferase 87 family protein, yielding MGDRREPQQLARPRSALLGSNAMAAAAALISLGVFAILRHFQAFSMVDMLVYRAEGQAVVSGHDLYTMRVPVWDLAATYPPFAAMLFVPSTWFEISVLRALVTLLNVGLLGLTAWYSFTLAGWPRRRFRLAGTLLVAGFGVWLEPVFTTIQYGQVNLGIACLVLYDLTRPDQHRGKGIAIGIAAGIKLTPGLFAVYLLLTGRVRAAMVAGGTFLATALIGVVALPGASWGFWTKYVWDSSRVGITELVDDQSVRGAVARLLSKHDPGLLATAASGLSLVLGLTIAVLAARATREIRRAEAWGVVCTAITALLLSPISWTHHWIWCVPLLILLCAESAQELSRPRGLRRVRWRLMLLATALVFLSYAMWLVPQAGGLGVPWYWQLPSSVYPVTGVVVLAVMGRRLLRIHRPTLFGRTRGEFEPADLSAQDASLTRQI
- a CDS encoding styrene monooxygenase/indole monooxygenase family protein — its product is MRRIAVVGAGQAGLHLALGLLAAGYQVTLVAARTPQQVRGGRVLSTQAMFGPALRIERAAGLDLWADRAPAVRSVSAKLVAPPGVQALSYTMTLDEPAQSVDQRVKMAGWLELFGERGGRIEYRTVDRAGLQRIVEQHELTVVAAGGGELAELFVRHAQRSPQQQPQRTLCCLYAHGVASPTPAAEPRARMHAIPQAGELYLQPALTLSGRCDILLWEAVPGGPLDCFADRPGPVEQLARMRGLLRDYLPWEDELWAEAEPTDALGNLYGAVTPIVRYPVARLDGGCHALGIGDTVVINDPITGQGSNNATRAAARYLRAIIEHGDAAFTADWMRQTFDRHWYEEARHSVDFTTTMLAMPEHLQRVFGAAAEQPQVARRLANTYAEPSDYAAWLATPELVDAYLASL
- a CDS encoding DUF2079 domain-containing protein: MTSQTERPDLQTATTVPGPRTRPPVLPPVLRPVLRPVISRVASERGRTALLSLLCFAACFAIGLQQWTSVQLGGFDLGIFDQGVRGYAHFGLPLSTVKSVHHEFPPGFSILGDHFSPVLALLAPLYWIWNDPRSLLLGQALLFATGVPLIRRITAIAFAAAAEPARRRAKDLAALAYGLGWPLLVASRVGFHEVAFAVPLTLLMLERSMARRYGVAALAAVLICCTKEDLGLMVGAYGLALILRSRRVADLRGLRLGIGMLVGGPLASMVAIQWLIPAMGGQRGYYWNYQELGANAGDALSHVLRDPWLLVQGSFNETLKPLLVLWLFGTLLLLPLRSLTVLAALPLLVERILSTNPNHWSIARHYDSFVWPILLTASIEVLGRLYAQERHRKLAQRLGVATAAITVALAVPLGLYYLAVPSYWKAKPTEAAMLRAAKLIPNGATVEADNQVVPRLTARTHVVLVDQTPRGMDYVLIRPDERAFPFATSQEQAARVQLLLAHGYQQIWSQDGVVLLHRVGSEPIPGAALPGPGSTPIQDVVPPDVGHNLFRG